The Mesobacillus jeotgali genome window below encodes:
- a CDS encoding diacylglycerol kinase family lipid kinase codes for MEKIYFIVNPNAKNGSCREIWRNIEIELENLDIAYLAFFTEYPGHAQELAESLARKALGNPAVIAAVGGDGTLHEVVNGTASYPNITVGFIPGGSGNDFSRGFFIPKKSADALRLIIDKRNGNREEIDIGKIRHDELQETYFMNNMGVGFDAAVAKDSNESRMKALLNRISLGRLVYVYILVKKLLTFRTVPMEVTIDGKVYKYSNAWFVTVSNQPYYGGGMKIAPAALADDGILDITVVHRISRLKLLLVFISVFWGKHTKFQEVEQFTGKSIMIESTASVLAHADGEAIGHTPLKVQACPKALKIISGTSNPGHTEELKMNDCH; via the coding sequence ATGGAGAAGATCTATTTTATCGTCAATCCCAATGCGAAAAATGGGAGCTGCCGGGAGATTTGGAGAAACATAGAGATAGAGCTGGAAAACCTGGACATTGCGTATCTTGCTTTTTTTACTGAATATCCAGGGCATGCACAGGAGCTGGCAGAGTCACTGGCCCGTAAGGCTTTAGGAAACCCGGCAGTCATTGCGGCAGTCGGAGGGGACGGCACGCTGCATGAAGTGGTGAATGGCACGGCATCCTATCCAAACATTACCGTTGGCTTCATTCCAGGCGGCTCAGGGAATGATTTTTCAAGAGGTTTCTTCATTCCGAAAAAATCAGCTGATGCTTTACGTTTGATCATTGATAAACGCAATGGTAATCGGGAAGAAATTGATATCGGAAAAATTCGTCACGACGAATTACAGGAAACCTATTTTATGAATAATATGGGAGTAGGCTTTGATGCTGCTGTAGCAAAGGATTCAAATGAGTCCCGGATGAAGGCGCTCCTGAACCGTATCTCGCTGGGAAGGCTGGTCTATGTTTATATTCTCGTCAAAAAACTGCTTACATTCAGGACGGTTCCAATGGAAGTGACGATTGATGGCAAAGTGTATAAATATAGCAATGCCTGGTTTGTCACTGTTTCGAACCAGCCATACTACGGAGGGGGCATGAAGATTGCTCCTGCTGCTCTCGCGGATGACGGCATTCTCGACATTACGGTCGTGCACCGGATTTCCAGGCTGAAGCTGCTTTTGGTTTTCATCAGTGTGTTCTGGGGAAAACATACAAAGTTTCAGGAGGTAGAGCAGTTTACCGGAAAATCGATCATGATTGAATCCACTGCCAGTGTTTTGGCGCACGCAGACGGTGAAGCAATCGGACATACACCGCTGAAAGTCCAGGCATGTCCAAAAGCCTTGAAAATTATATCTGGAACAAGCAATCCAGGACATACCGAGGAGTTGAAAATGAATGATTGCCATTGA
- the cysK gene encoding cysteine synthase A, with product MRVVNNIAALIGETPLVKLNRLAPEGGASVYLKLEYFNPSKSVKDRAAFNMIVSAENEGKLKPGSTIIEPTSGNTGIGLAMNAAARGYKAILVMPDTMTEERINLLKAYGAEVVLTPGDEKMPGAIKKAEELVKEIPDSFMPMQFENGANPDAHRTTTAKEIIDAMEELKKPLSAFVATAGTGGTITGTGEALKEEFPELAVHVVEPAGSPVLSGGKPGKHKLVGTSPGFIPKILNQDVYEKIHKIEDEDAYETARRLAKEEGILVGPSSGAACFAAINVARDLKPDEVVICIACDTGERYLSSDLFKFED from the coding sequence ATGAGAGTCGTTAATAATATCGCAGCATTAATCGGAGAAACACCACTTGTAAAATTAAATCGATTGGCACCTGAGGGCGGGGCATCGGTTTACCTCAAGCTGGAATACTTCAATCCTAGCAAAAGCGTAAAAGACAGGGCGGCATTCAACATGATTGTTTCAGCAGAAAATGAAGGAAAGCTGAAACCTGGTTCTACAATCATTGAGCCAACAAGCGGCAACACTGGAATCGGCCTGGCAATGAACGCCGCGGCAAGAGGCTATAAAGCAATTTTGGTCATGCCGGACACGATGACCGAAGAGAGAATCAATTTGTTAAAGGCATATGGAGCAGAAGTCGTGCTGACACCTGGCGACGAAAAAATGCCTGGTGCAATCAAGAAAGCGGAAGAGTTAGTAAAAGAAATTCCAGACAGCTTCATGCCAATGCAGTTTGAAAATGGAGCGAATCCAGACGCCCACAGGACAACAACTGCAAAAGAAATCATCGATGCAATGGAAGAACTAAAAAAGCCGCTCAGCGCATTCGTCGCTACAGCTGGAACCGGCGGAACGATTACAGGAACAGGCGAAGCTCTGAAAGAAGAGTTCCCTGAGCTGGCCGTACACGTCGTCGAACCTGCCGGGTCGCCAGTACTTTCCGGCGGCAAGCCTGGCAAGCACAAACTGGTCGGCACAAGCCCAGGCTTCATCCCGAAAATCCTCAATCAGGATGTCTATGAAAAAATCCATAAAATCGAAGATGAAGATGCCTATGAAACAGCTCGAAGACTGGCCAAAGAAGAAGGCATCCTTGTAGGCCCTTCATCAGGGGCTGCATGCTTCGCCGCGATCAACGTCGCAAGGGACCTCAAGCCGGATGAAGTCGTCATCTGCATTGCCTGCGATACAGGCGAAAGATATCTATCCAGTGATTTGTTCAAATTCGAAGATTAA
- the pulA gene encoding type I pullulanase yields MIAIEREFNAYLDQMDVITVLLPYSYFEGNSNEFRLKGEGVDLPLAIQEKVLLEDAVKYICLCSISPDLGKTYTILDEHGGQTDLQIGAVIRTEEFDSLFFYGGNDLGVSYTPENTSFKLWAPTATKIKLRLFKEDAQNPEIFEMDRGDKGVWSVKVDRNLELYRYSFLVCINLEWREAVDPYATALSVNGEYGVVIDPAKAKVNVDNGPNLLHPVDAVIYEAHIRDLTMHPGSGAVRKGTYLGAAETGTQSPIGVETGLSYIKNLGITHIELLPFHDFEGVDELDRERDYNWGYNPVHYNVPDGSYASDPSAPYNRIIELKQLISAIHSHGMGVIMDVVYNHVYIREESHFEKVVPGYFFRHDAHGLPSNGTGVGNDIASERLMTRKYIVDSIMYWLNEFQVDGFRFDLMGILDIDTMTAVRDAVNSVRPDVLIIGEGWDLNTPLPPDQKANISNQGKLPGIGQFNDWFRDCIKGSTFNIYDKGYALGNERYLEAAKQVMAGSIGIGKVKQGLFLQPGQSVNYIESHDNHTLWDKLKIIEPDQDEAFLKKQHRLATSMVVLAQGIPFLHSGQEFFRSKKGVGNSYRSPDEINWLDWDLRDENLDNVEYIKGIIDIRKSNEAFRLQDNEQIRRHMELLQVPGPLVCYSLKDINQKGHWEKILVFINPSPDQQLVELSEDGKWNVLADHEKASAQPFRHIEGDKVLLEPCSLFVLAK; encoded by the coding sequence ATGATTGCCATTGAAAGGGAATTTAACGCCTATCTTGATCAAATGGATGTTATTACCGTTCTGCTTCCTTATTCCTATTTTGAAGGGAACTCCAATGAATTCCGTCTTAAAGGAGAAGGCGTTGATTTGCCATTGGCGATCCAGGAGAAGGTATTGCTTGAGGATGCAGTAAAATACATTTGCTTGTGTAGTATCAGCCCTGATTTAGGAAAAACATATACGATTTTAGATGAGCACGGCGGTCAAACGGACCTCCAAATCGGAGCAGTCATCCGAACGGAGGAATTTGATTCATTATTTTTTTACGGCGGGAATGACCTCGGTGTCAGTTACACCCCTGAAAATACAAGTTTCAAGTTATGGGCTCCCACTGCTACAAAAATAAAACTGAGGCTTTTTAAGGAAGATGCCCAAAACCCCGAGATATTCGAGATGGACCGGGGAGATAAAGGCGTATGGAGTGTAAAGGTAGATCGGAACCTGGAGCTGTATCGGTATTCATTCCTCGTTTGTATCAACCTGGAATGGAGAGAAGCAGTCGATCCATATGCAACGGCATTATCGGTCAATGGGGAATATGGTGTTGTCATCGATCCAGCAAAAGCGAAAGTAAACGTTGATAATGGCCCGAATTTACTGCACCCTGTTGATGCTGTCATCTATGAAGCCCATATCAGGGATCTGACGATGCACCCGGGCAGCGGGGCTGTCAGGAAAGGAACTTATCTGGGCGCGGCAGAAACGGGAACCCAAAGTCCAATTGGGGTGGAAACTGGCCTTTCCTATATTAAAAATCTCGGTATCACACATATAGAACTTCTTCCATTCCACGATTTTGAGGGAGTGGACGAATTGGATAGGGAACGTGACTATAACTGGGGATATAACCCTGTTCATTACAATGTCCCGGATGGGAGTTATGCGTCTGATCCCAGTGCCCCCTATAACCGGATCATCGAGCTGAAGCAGTTGATTTCTGCGATACACTCGCACGGGATGGGCGTTATTATGGACGTGGTCTATAATCATGTTTACATCCGCGAGGAATCTCATTTTGAAAAAGTCGTACCCGGCTACTTTTTTCGCCACGATGCACATGGCCTTCCTTCGAATGGAACCGGAGTGGGGAACGATATTGCCTCTGAAAGGCTGATGACGAGAAAATACATTGTCGACTCTATCATGTACTGGCTGAATGAATTTCAAGTCGATGGCTTCCGCTTTGATTTGATGGGTATTTTGGATATCGACACAATGACGGCAGTCCGGGATGCAGTGAATAGCGTGCGGCCCGATGTGTTGATCATAGGGGAAGGCTGGGACCTGAATACTCCCCTCCCCCCTGATCAGAAGGCCAATATCTCGAATCAGGGAAAACTCCCTGGAATCGGCCAGTTCAATGATTGGTTCCGCGATTGTATCAAGGGCAGCACCTTTAACATTTATGATAAAGGCTATGCTTTAGGAAATGAGCGTTACCTGGAGGCGGCAAAGCAAGTAATGGCTGGCAGCATAGGAATAGGCAAGGTGAAACAGGGACTTTTCTTGCAGCCGGGACAATCCGTCAACTACATTGAATCGCATGATAACCATACATTGTGGGATAAGCTGAAAATCATCGAACCTGACCAAGATGAAGCTTTTTTAAAGAAGCAGCACAGGCTGGCGACTTCGATGGTCGTGCTGGCCCAGGGTATTCCCTTTCTGCACAGCGGCCAGGAATTTTTCAGGTCGAAAAAAGGAGTTGGCAACAGCTATCGGTCACCTGATGAAATAAACTGGCTGGATTGGGACCTGCGGGATGAAAATCTTGATAATGTCGAATACATTAAAGGGATCATCGATATTCGAAAATCGAATGAGGCATTCCGCCTTCAGGATAATGAACAAATCCGCAGGCATATGGAATTATTGCAAGTGCCGGGCCCGCTAGTGTGCTATTCGCTGAAGGATATAAATCAAAAAGGGCATTGGGAAAAAATATTGGTGTTCATTAATCCATCACCGGATCAACAGCTTGTCGAGCTGTCGGAGGATGGAAAATGGAATGTTCTCGCTGACCATGAAAAAGCTTCAGCCCAGCCATTTCGCCATATTGAGGGCGATAAGGTCCTGCTTGAGCCATGCTCGTTGTTTGTGCTGGCAAAATGA
- the trmB gene encoding tRNA (guanosine(46)-N7)-methyltransferase TrmB, translated as MRLRNKPWAKDKLLQYSNFVIHEPEQHRGNWGKVFEKDQPLHIEIGTGKGQFITGMAKANPDINYIGIELQESVIVSALDKLIEEDLPNCKLMSVNGAELAKYFESGDVSRVYLNFSDPWPKTRHEKRRLTFKSFLEVYESILVKNGEIHFKTDNQGLFEYSLVSFSHYGMKLNYVSLDLHNSDYEGNIMTEYEEKFSSLGSRIYRCEVQFISE; from the coding sequence ATGAGACTAAGAAACAAGCCTTGGGCTAAAGATAAATTACTTCAGTATTCGAATTTTGTAATCCATGAACCTGAACAGCACCGTGGAAATTGGGGAAAAGTATTTGAAAAGGATCAGCCCCTCCACATTGAGATTGGTACGGGAAAAGGGCAGTTCATCACAGGAATGGCAAAAGCCAATCCGGACATTAACTATATTGGCATCGAACTGCAGGAAAGTGTCATCGTCAGCGCGCTGGACAAGCTGATTGAAGAAGATTTGCCAAACTGCAAGCTGATGAGCGTTAATGGAGCAGAGCTTGCCAAGTATTTTGAGAGCGGAGATGTCAGCCGTGTCTACTTGAACTTCTCTGATCCTTGGCCAAAAACCCGCCATGAAAAGAGAAGATTGACATTCAAGTCGTTCCTTGAAGTATATGAATCCATCCTTGTGAAAAATGGAGAAATCCACTTCAAGACAGACAACCAGGGATTATTCGAGTACTCCCTTGTCAGCTTCTCACATTACGGAATGAAGTTGAACTATGTCAGCCTCGACCTTCACAACAGTGATTATGAAGGCAATATCATGACCGAATACGAAGAGAAATTCTCCTCACTCGGCAGCCGCATTTACCGCTGTGAAGTACAATTCATTTCTGAATAA
- a CDS encoding DJ-1/PfpI family protein: MKKTAVLLYPQYSEYELSVALSILMQGGKPIVTVGESMKPIRGESGLTCLPDTTVDELNIDEIDSLLLTGCIDIFSLENEKAFTDFITRVESQVTTIGSISSSPYLLAKAGVLKGKRYTIGLTEEARDQSGIFEKENYSEDLVVQDGKVITARGSGFIKFGACFGRALNLDFDENWYKG; encoded by the coding sequence ATAAAAAAAACAGCCGTTCTATTATATCCTCAGTATAGTGAATATGAATTAAGTGTTGCATTATCCATATTAATGCAGGGGGGAAAACCAATAGTTACAGTCGGGGAAAGCATGAAGCCCATCCGAGGAGAGTCGGGCTTAACTTGCTTACCCGATACCACTGTTGATGAACTAAACATTGATGAGATAGATAGCCTTTTATTAACAGGTTGTATAGATATTTTTTCATTAGAAAACGAAAAAGCATTTACAGACTTTATAACTAGGGTTGAAAGTCAAGTAACGACAATAGGCAGTATTTCCAGTTCGCCTTATTTACTTGCAAAAGCTGGAGTTTTAAAAGGGAAAAGATATACGATTGGATTGACAGAAGAAGCCAGGGATCAGTCAGGCATCTTTGAAAAAGAAAATTACTCTGAAGATCTGGTCGTTCAAGATGGGAAGGTTATAACTGCAAGGGGAAGTGGATTCATTAAATTTGGAGCGTGCTTCGGGAGAGCGTTGAATCTTGACTTTGATGAAAATTGGTATAAAGGATAA
- a CDS encoding NERD domain-containing protein — translation MGQLIKLQDYVSRYAQDIYLYPSRYVRLKKKQWEGIKAKWENGLEEPIGDLTDPQQEEQSNNNILHKLKSMVRQPEPVREVAPQGLEDQDDVMDEGTLNSISNLKTIEELKQHFLDGLLPFQLKWASSTLTERSFIAKEFVNDPTLKFLLQRFPDTFLILYKPIFLLKKAPVEAELIIITPAAAMCISFIEAEEDAAYVGSKDRFWIKKTRNQEKKILNPLIALNRTEKIVKTLFDMHGVDLPVQKLLISRNGFIDYPLPPYGVQFIEKRNFEEWFMSLRGMKSPLKHMQLKAAQILLQYCQTTSVRRLEWGNNPKGQE, via the coding sequence ATGGGACAATTAATCAAACTCCAAGACTATGTATCACGCTATGCCCAGGACATTTACCTTTATCCCTCCAGATACGTCCGCCTGAAGAAAAAGCAATGGGAGGGAATTAAGGCAAAATGGGAGAATGGGCTTGAAGAACCTATTGGGGATCTGACTGACCCACAACAAGAAGAGCAGTCTAATAATAATATCCTTCATAAACTAAAAAGCATGGTCCGCCAGCCAGAGCCTGTCAGGGAGGTTGCACCACAAGGTCTGGAAGATCAGGACGATGTGATGGACGAAGGCACTTTGAATTCCATCAGCAATTTAAAAACCATCGAGGAATTAAAGCAGCATTTTCTTGACGGATTGCTGCCATTCCAGCTGAAATGGGCCAGCTCGACATTGACGGAAAGGTCATTCATTGCAAAAGAATTCGTCAATGATCCTACACTGAAATTCCTGCTGCAGCGCTTTCCCGATACCTTCCTTATTCTATATAAACCTATATTTTTACTAAAAAAAGCGCCTGTGGAGGCGGAGTTAATCATCATCACTCCAGCTGCAGCGATGTGCATTTCATTCATCGAAGCTGAAGAGGATGCTGCATATGTCGGCTCAAAGGATCGCTTCTGGATCAAGAAAACGAGAAATCAGGAAAAGAAAATCCTCAATCCTCTGATTGCGCTTAATCGGACAGAGAAAATCGTCAAGACTCTTTTTGACATGCACGGAGTGGATCTTCCTGTCCAAAAGCTATTGATCAGCAGGAATGGGTTCATCGACTATCCTCTCCCGCCATATGGCGTACAATTCATTGAAAAACGAAATTTCGAGGAATGGTTCATGTCCCTAAGAGGCATGAAATCTCCATTGAAGCATATGCAATTAAAAGCAGCACAGATTCTCCTGCAGTACTGCCAGACAACATCCGTCAGAAGACTTGAGTGGGGAAACAATCCGAAGGGTCAAGAATAG
- the thpR gene encoding RNA 2',3'-cyclic phosphodiesterase: protein MHTHYFYALELPGEVKEVLKDSIHGLQGEMPFKTWVHPQDLHITLAFLGNAPEAKIKAANELIGAALNNTTTFKLEIDHIGIFGRKDSPRIFWAGLEKSSELNEVREAVFSSCTTAGFSLETRPFSPHITFARKWDGEEAFEAGQLEAVNPFKKELTFHAERVVLYKTHLGKSPKYEPITLFPLAKQE, encoded by the coding sequence TTGCATACGCATTATTTCTATGCTCTTGAACTTCCCGGTGAAGTAAAAGAAGTACTGAAGGACTCAATCCACGGCTTACAAGGAGAAATGCCTTTTAAAACATGGGTACATCCACAGGATTTACATATTACACTTGCATTCCTCGGAAATGCACCTGAAGCCAAGATAAAGGCTGCCAATGAATTGATAGGGGCAGCACTTAATAATACAACAACATTTAAACTGGAGATCGACCATATAGGCATATTCGGCCGAAAGGATTCTCCAAGAATTTTTTGGGCAGGTTTGGAAAAATCGAGCGAATTGAATGAGGTAAGAGAAGCAGTGTTTTCTTCTTGTACGACCGCTGGTTTTTCCCTGGAAACACGGCCATTCAGCCCGCATATCACCTTCGCCAGAAAGTGGGATGGGGAGGAAGCATTTGAGGCTGGCCAGCTGGAGGCCGTCAACCCTTTTAAAAAAGAACTGACTTTTCATGCTGAAAGGGTCGTTTTGTACAAGACTCATTTGGGGAAAAGTCCAAAATATGAACCAATCACACTATTCCCGCTTGCTAAGCAGGAATAA
- a CDS encoding phosphotransferase family protein gives MEHLFGQDWEIVPAGGATGAAYFAQHEEQRLFLKRNSSPFLAVLSAEGIVPKLVWTKRLENGDVITAQQWMNGRELKPGDMNNDRVAKLLKKIHASEPLLGMLTRLGKSPLKPEMFLHALNEELDEELRTKQAVIDSMEFLTANVGQIDVDEKVVCHCDVNHNNWLLTEDNQLYLIDWDGAMIADPAIDLGLLLYSYIPVEEWEEWLDKYGIILTENLKQRMKWYALAQSLSAIQWHKNQNRIPEMEKWIDFLKALI, from the coding sequence TTGGAACATTTATTTGGACAGGATTGGGAGATCGTTCCTGCAGGCGGTGCAACCGGTGCCGCTTATTTTGCGCAGCATGAAGAACAAAGGCTGTTTCTAAAACGTAATTCATCCCCTTTTCTTGCTGTTCTCTCCGCAGAAGGAATTGTACCCAAGCTTGTTTGGACGAAAAGGTTAGAAAACGGAGATGTCATTACGGCACAGCAATGGATGAACGGACGAGAGCTGAAGCCCGGGGATATGAACAATGACCGTGTGGCCAAGCTATTGAAGAAAATCCATGCGTCGGAACCCCTTCTTGGGATGCTTACCAGGCTGGGGAAAAGTCCGCTGAAACCTGAGATGTTCCTTCATGCCCTGAACGAGGAATTGGATGAGGAGCTTCGTACGAAGCAGGCTGTCATAGATTCAATGGAGTTTTTGACTGCAAACGTTGGACAAATTGATGTTGACGAAAAGGTTGTCTGCCATTGCGATGTGAATCATAACAACTGGCTGCTTACTGAAGACAACCAGTTGTATTTAATCGATTGGGATGGAGCGATGATCGCCGACCCTGCCATCGACCTTGGACTTCTACTGTATTCGTATATACCTGTAGAAGAATGGGAGGAGTGGCTGGATAAGTACGGCATCATCCTGACCGAAAATCTCAAGCAGCGCATGAAATGGTATGCACTTGCACAGTCACTTTCAGCGATACAATGGCATAAAAACCAGAATCGCATTCCAGAAATGGAAAAATGGATTGATTTTTTAAAAGCACTTATTTAA
- the speD gene encoding adenosylmethionine decarboxylase, with amino-acid sequence MKFTSEQHIELHGFNNLTKSLSFNMYDICYTKTKEEREAYIEYIDEQYSADRLTKILTNVSDIIGAHVLNVAKQDYVPQGASVTILVSEGPVVEVPDEAYDESPGPLPDNVVLQLDKSHITVHTYPEFHPDEGISTFRADIDVSTCGEITPLKALNYLIHSFETDVMTIDYKVRGFTRDKDGNKLFIDHDISSIQNYIPENVKEQYDMVDINVYQENIFHTKCKLREFDLDNYLFGYTKDSLSPEEREEITERILAEMEEIVSGVTLHSGTIFEDEVEDEGEGLDK; translated from the coding sequence ATGAAATTCACTTCTGAACAGCATATAGAATTGCATGGATTCAATAATCTGACGAAATCATTAAGTTTTAATATGTATGACATCTGTTATACGAAAACAAAAGAAGAGCGAGAAGCTTATATTGAATATATTGATGAACAGTATAGTGCCGACCGGCTGACGAAAATACTCACTAATGTTTCCGACATCATCGGGGCCCATGTACTGAATGTGGCCAAGCAGGATTATGTGCCGCAGGGGGCGAGTGTAACGATTTTAGTTTCTGAAGGGCCGGTCGTCGAGGTTCCTGATGAAGCGTATGATGAGTCGCCTGGACCGCTTCCTGACAATGTAGTATTACAGCTGGATAAAAGTCACATCACCGTCCATACGTATCCAGAGTTCCATCCTGATGAAGGAATCAGTACGTTCCGTGCGGATATCGATGTTTCCACTTGCGGCGAGATCACGCCGTTGAAAGCCTTGAATTACCTGATTCACTCCTTCGAAACAGATGTCATGACGATTGATTATAAAGTGAGAGGTTTCACAAGGGACAAAGATGGCAACAAGCTGTTCATCGATCACGACATAAGCTCGATTCAAAATTACATCCCGGAAAATGTAAAAGAACAATACGATATGGTTGATATCAATGTTTATCAGGAAAACATTTTCCATACAAAGTGCAAGCTAAGAGAATTCGATTTGGATAATTATCTATTCGGGTATACAAAGGATTCCCTTTCACCAGAAGAACGAGAAGAGATCACCGAGAGAATCCTGGCTGAAATGGAAGAAATCGTTTCAGGAGTAACGCTCCATTCAGGAACAATCTTTGAAGATGAAGTAGAAGATGAAGGTGAAGGATTGGATAAATAA
- a CDS encoding PepSY domain-containing protein, with product MNWKAFFIGVGAGLAGAYAVKELASQKETVSADKVLNQAKAAFKKSGPISGSWINMTAEPYSKAPIDYQVYKGGISRNVDGKVEQYEFIADAATGAILDAYPLN from the coding sequence ATGAACTGGAAAGCCTTTTTCATTGGCGTTGGCGCCGGACTGGCTGGTGCGTATGCTGTAAAGGAACTTGCGTCACAAAAAGAAACCGTTTCAGCTGATAAAGTACTCAATCAAGCGAAGGCAGCGTTTAAAAAATCAGGGCCAATCAGTGGCTCATGGATTAATATGACGGCTGAACCTTATTCAAAAGCACCTATTGATTACCAGGTATACAAAGGCGGTATTTCCCGCAATGTCGACGGCAAGGTGGAACAATATGAATTCATCGCGGATGCTGCCACAGGAGCCATTCTTGATGCCTATCCGCTAAATTAA
- a CDS encoding YtzH-like family protein, translating into MPLSHHDQVNLLKDILSNQQTDCCGSVAEYQQLERLIKSLMVNTNVDGNIKSILQDVYQYSQNGVNASDLEQHIQTNQGQLSQWVNDIGQFS; encoded by the coding sequence GTGCCTTTAAGCCACCATGACCAGGTAAATTTATTAAAGGATATATTAAGCAACCAGCAGACTGACTGCTGCGGTTCTGTTGCGGAGTATCAGCAATTGGAGCGCCTGATCAAATCTTTGATGGTCAATACGAATGTCGACGGCAACATCAAATCGATTCTGCAGGATGTTTACCAGTATAGTCAAAATGGCGTCAATGCCTCTGACCTGGAACAGCATATCCAGACCAATCAGGGCCAGTTATCCCAATGGGTAAATGACATTGGACAATTTTCTTGA
- a CDS encoding MBL fold metallo-hydrolase — MEKLELRNVKLQWLNGGVTHLDGGAMFGVVPKALWSRKYAVNDKNQIELRTDPILIQAEGKNFLVESGMGNGKLNEKQKRNFGVLEESSLISELEKLDLKPEDIDYILMTHMHFDHACGLTKDSGGELVSVFPNAKIITSQVEWDEMRNPNIRSKSTYWKENWQGIEHQVETFEKDWSYGPIRIIHTGGHSDGHSILIIEDEDLTIVHMADIMPTHAHQNPLWVMAYDDYPMDSIFAKQKWLEFGISNDAWFTFYHDAVYRAVKFDQDGKITQTIERKK, encoded by the coding sequence ATGGAAAAGCTTGAACTTCGGAATGTAAAACTGCAATGGTTGAACGGCGGGGTCACTCATCTTGATGGCGGCGCGATGTTCGGGGTTGTCCCGAAAGCATTATGGTCGCGAAAATATGCTGTGAATGACAAAAACCAGATCGAGCTGCGAACGGATCCAATCTTGATTCAGGCGGAGGGAAAGAATTTCCTTGTTGAAAGCGGCATGGGCAATGGAAAACTGAATGAGAAGCAAAAACGCAATTTTGGGGTCCTCGAGGAATCAAGTTTGATCTCTGAGCTGGAAAAGTTGGACTTGAAGCCAGAAGATATCGATTACATATTGATGACCCATATGCATTTTGACCATGCCTGCGGGTTGACCAAGGATTCAGGTGGGGAGCTTGTTTCTGTTTTCCCGAACGCGAAAATCATCACTTCGCAGGTCGAGTGGGATGAGATGCGCAATCCGAATATTCGGTCCAAGAGTACATACTGGAAAGAAAACTGGCAAGGTATAGAACATCAGGTCGAGACTTTTGAGAAGGATTGGTCTTATGGTCCAATCAGAATCATTCATACCGGTGGCCATAGTGATGGTCATTCCATCCTGATCATTGAAGATGAAGACTTAACAATTGTCCATATGGCTGATATCATGCCTACCCATGCTCACCAAAACCCTCTTTGGGTAATGGCGTATGACGATTATCCGATGGATTCGATTTTTGCCAAGCAGAAATGGCTTGAATTCGGAATCAGCAATGACGCCTGGTTCACTTTTTACCATGATGCAGTCTATCGTGCAGTAAAGTTTGATCAGGATGGGAAAATAACGCAAACAATTGAACGAAAAAAATAG